One region of Polynucleobacter sp. MWH-Aus1W21 genomic DNA includes:
- a CDS encoding DUF3460 family protein, with protein sequence MARYQSEFTQFLNELKTEHPNLEAEQQAGRALLWDKEPLSVEDQRRAKAAKLKQRAYVYSND encoded by the coding sequence ATGGCACGATATCAATCTGAATTCACCCAGTTCTTAAATGAACTCAAGACCGAGCATCCAAACCTCGAGGCTGAACAGCAAGCTGGTCGCGCCCTCCTATGGGACAAAGAGCCATTGAGTGTTGAAGATCAGCGTCGCGCCAAAGCTGCAAAACTCAAGCAACGCGCTTACGTTTATTCGAATGACTGA
- a CDS encoding ScpA family protein: MTEPSTQPISDLLDSTPSVTDGMSEAFAKLYGEPLFKLPTDLYIPPDALEVFLEAFEGPLDLLLYLIRKQNFNVLDIPMAQVTQQYLSYIDQIRHHNLELAAEYLLMAAMLIEIKSRMLLPMKKADSEEEVEDPRAELVRRLLEYERMKLAAQELDQIPQQGRDFQVAHGYVDTTIAIAWPDVNVEDLQAAWRDVLHRAKLTQHHTITREELSVRDFMTRILRRLQGTKFVEFGELFEDAIKSGKGIPVVIVNFIAMLELSREALVEITQAEPYAPIYVRLAYTPVA, encoded by the coding sequence ATGACTGAGCCCAGTACTCAGCCAATATCCGATTTACTAGATAGCACTCCATCAGTTACAGATGGCATGTCGGAAGCGTTCGCCAAACTGTATGGCGAACCGCTTTTTAAGCTTCCCACTGATCTCTATATTCCACCTGATGCACTAGAAGTTTTTCTAGAGGCATTTGAAGGTCCACTAGATTTATTGCTGTATCTGATTCGCAAACAGAACTTCAACGTTCTGGATATTCCAATGGCGCAGGTTACTCAACAGTATCTGAGCTATATCGATCAAATTCGCCATCACAATCTTGAGCTAGCTGCTGAGTATTTACTCATGGCCGCTATGTTGATTGAAATTAAATCTCGCATGCTACTGCCAATGAAGAAAGCAGACAGCGAAGAGGAAGTGGAAGATCCACGTGCAGAGTTGGTTCGCCGCCTGCTCGAGTACGAGCGCATGAAACTTGCAGCACAAGAGCTTGATCAGATTCCACAACAAGGTCGCGACTTCCAAGTAGCTCATGGCTATGTCGACACCACTATTGCAATTGCATGGCCCGATGTCAATGTAGAAGACTTACAAGCAGCTTGGCGTGATGTTTTACACCGCGCCAAGCTCACGCAGCATCACACCATTACCCGTGAAGAATTGTCAGTACGCGATTTCATGACACGCATCTTGCGCCGCTTACAAGGCACTAAATTTGTAGAGTTCGGCGAGCTATTTGAAGACGCAATTAAGTCAGGCAAAGGCATTCCGGTGGTGATCGTGAACTTCATCGCAATGCTTGAGCTCTCACGTGAAGCTTTGGTTGAAATCACTCAAGCTGAGCCATATGCGCCAATTTATGTGCGTCTTGCCTATACCCCTGTTGCATGA
- the panC gene encoding pantoate--beta-alanine ligase: protein MKIISDIQELRDHLRGQNRASFVPTMGNLHEGHLSLMRLARQHGDPVVASIFVNRLQFGPNEDFDSYPRTMQADIDKLEKEGVYILFAPTERDLYPQPQEYRVDPPQQLGDILEGEFRPGFFKGVCTVVLKLFSCVQPKVAVFGKKDYQQLMIIRQMAKQFALPVDIIPGETIRAEDGLALSSRNGYLSVEERAEAPELQKALKEVRERVLQLKDLNSQSISEIEKAAVASLAKRGWQPDYIAIRQQSDLAPASNEQLQAGEPLVILTAAKLGKTRLIDNLEI from the coding sequence ATGAAAATCATTAGCGACATTCAGGAATTGCGTGATCACCTGCGCGGCCAAAACCGCGCTTCATTTGTACCAACCATGGGCAACCTCCATGAGGGTCACCTCTCTCTAATGCGCTTAGCGAGACAGCATGGGGATCCTGTAGTCGCCAGCATCTTTGTGAACCGTTTGCAATTTGGCCCTAATGAAGATTTTGATAGCTACCCGCGCACCATGCAAGCCGATATCGATAAGCTAGAAAAAGAAGGTGTATATATCTTATTTGCGCCTACTGAGCGAGATCTTTATCCACAACCACAAGAGTACCGAGTTGATCCGCCACAGCAATTAGGCGACATCCTTGAGGGTGAGTTCCGCCCAGGCTTCTTTAAAGGGGTTTGTACAGTCGTATTGAAGCTATTCTCTTGCGTTCAGCCCAAGGTTGCCGTGTTTGGTAAAAAAGATTACCAACAGTTGATGATTATTCGTCAGATGGCTAAGCAGTTTGCTTTGCCGGTTGACATTATTCCTGGCGAAACTATTCGTGCAGAAGATGGTCTCGCCCTCTCTTCCCGTAATGGCTACCTTTCTGTTGAGGAGCGAGCCGAAGCACCTGAATTGCAAAAGGCGTTGAAAGAAGTTCGTGAACGTGTTCTGCAGTTGAAGGATCTCAACAGCCAATCAATTTCTGAAATTGAGAAGGCGGCTGTTGCATCTTTAGCAAAACGTGGTTGGCAACCAGATTACATCGCTATTCGTCAGCAAAGTGATTTAGCCCCTGCTTCTAATGAGCAATTGCAGGCTGGTGAGCCGCTCGTTATTCTGACAGCGGCCAAGCTTGGCAAGACTCGCCTGATTGATAACCTAGAGATTTAG